In Rhizobium sp. N324, a single genomic region encodes these proteins:
- a CDS encoding pyrimidine 5'-nucleotidase, translating into MTKIDRTPDKTDFAHVTDWVFDLDNTLYPHHVNLFAQIDKNMTAYVAALLQMEREEARRLQKQYYLEHGTTLQGLMIHHGIDPNDFLEKAHAIDYSALTPQPELGQAIKALPGRKFIFTNGSVKHAEMTAGALGILEHFDDIFDIVAADYVPKPAQATYDKFTALKRVETSKAAMFEDLPRNLTVPKALGMQTVLLVPRNLEDTLVEWWEKTSGEEDHIDFVTDDLVAFLGKIAGPG; encoded by the coding sequence ATGACAAAGATCGACCGCACGCCTGACAAAACCGACTTCGCGCACGTCACAGACTGGGTCTTCGACCTCGACAACACGCTCTATCCGCATCATGTCAATCTCTTCGCGCAGATCGACAAGAACATGACCGCCTATGTCGCCGCGCTCTTACAGATGGAGCGGGAAGAGGCGCGCAGGCTGCAGAAGCAATATTATCTCGAGCATGGCACGACGCTGCAGGGGCTGATGATCCATCACGGCATCGACCCGAACGACTTTCTCGAAAAGGCGCATGCGATCGACTATTCGGCGCTGACGCCGCAGCCGGAACTCGGCCAGGCGATCAAGGCGCTGCCGGGGCGAAAGTTCATCTTCACCAATGGCAGCGTCAAACATGCGGAAATGACGGCCGGCGCGCTCGGCATTCTCGAGCATTTCGACGACATCTTCGATATTGTCGCCGCCGACTATGTGCCGAAGCCGGCGCAGGCGACCTACGACAAGTTCACGGCGTTAAAACGCGTCGAAACGAGCAAGGCGGCGATGTTCGAGGATCTGCCGCGCAACCTGACGGTGCCGAAGGCGCTCGGCATGCAGACCGTGCTCTTGGTGCCGCGCAATCTGGAAGACACGCTCGTCGAATGGTGGGAAAAGACCAGCGGCGAAGAGGATCATATCGACTTCGTCACCGACGACCTCGTTGCCTTTCTCGGCAAGATTGCCGGTCCGGGCTGA
- a CDS encoding EF-hand domain-containing protein yields the protein MYRNKLILAALSSTLIFGAAAGAGHAAPGDGPRQHPGMHGPHGPGAAAFREVTYVRMLKQFDANKDGKVTKEEATAGLDKVFAAIDTNNDGSLTPGEIQAYQKTQMQAMRDQRKQQAGENKDTDTAAATPDNDDQGRPPRDGHDGRDGHRWMRHGGNIMRASLMMHRIDTDQNGQISKQEAVAAFDKLFARMDRNKDGVISIDDMPDRPLL from the coding sequence ATGTACCGCAACAAGCTGATACTGGCAGCGCTTTCCTCCACCCTGATCTTCGGCGCAGCCGCCGGGGCAGGTCATGCCGCACCCGGCGACGGGCCGCGTCAGCACCCCGGCATGCACGGTCCACATGGTCCAGGAGCTGCCGCCTTCCGCGAAGTCACCTATGTCAGAATGCTCAAGCAGTTCGACGCGAACAAGGACGGAAAGGTCACCAAGGAGGAGGCGACTGCCGGCCTCGACAAGGTTTTCGCTGCGATCGACACCAACAATGACGGCTCGCTGACGCCGGGCGAAATCCAAGCCTACCAGAAGACGCAGATGCAGGCGATGCGAGATCAGCGCAAGCAGCAGGCCGGCGAAAACAAGGATACGGATACCGCCGCCGCGACGCCGGATAATGACGACCAGGGACGGCCGCCACGCGACGGGCACGATGGTCGTGACGGGCATCGCTGGATGCGCCATGGCGGCAACATCATGCGCGCCTCGTTGATGATGCATCGGATCGATACCGACCAGAACGGCCAGATTTCCAAACAGGAAGCCGTCGCCGCCTTCGACAAGCTGTTTGCGCGGATGGACCGCAACAAGGACGGCGTCATCTCAATCGACGACATGCCGGACCGGCCGCTGCTGTAA
- the dapD gene encoding 2,3,4,5-tetrahydropyridine-2,6-dicarboxylate N-succinyltransferase, which translates to MSATDLASLEKTIEAAFDNRDNVNTSTKGEVRDAVDTALDLLDAGKVRVATRGADGAWTVNQWLKKAVLLSFRLNDMDVVKGGSGNSTWWDKVPSKFENWGENHFRAAGFRAVPNCVVRRSAYIAPNAILMPSFVNLGAYVGEGTMVDTWATVGSCAQIGKHVHLSGGVGIGGVLEPMQAGPTIIEDNCFIGARSEVVEGCIIREGSVLGMGVFIGKSTKIVDRATGEVSYGEVPPYSVVVAGSMPSGNATMGNGKPAPHLYCAVIVKRVDEQTRSKTGINELLRD; encoded by the coding sequence ATGAGCGCCACCGACCTCGCATCCCTCGAAAAGACCATCGAAGCCGCCTTCGACAATCGCGACAATGTGAACACGTCGACGAAGGGCGAGGTTCGCGATGCCGTCGACACAGCGCTCGACCTGCTCGATGCCGGCAAGGTCCGTGTCGCCACGCGCGGCGCCGACGGTGCCTGGACGGTCAATCAGTGGCTGAAGAAGGCCGTGCTGCTGTCTTTCCGCCTCAACGACATGGATGTGGTCAAGGGCGGCTCCGGCAATTCCACCTGGTGGGACAAGGTCCCGTCGAAATTCGAAAATTGGGGCGAAAACCATTTCCGCGCCGCCGGCTTCCGCGCCGTGCCGAATTGCGTCGTGCGCCGCTCGGCCTATATCGCCCCGAACGCCATCCTGATGCCCTCCTTCGTCAATCTCGGCGCCTATGTCGGCGAAGGCACGATGGTCGATACCTGGGCGACGGTCGGCTCCTGCGCGCAGATCGGCAAGCATGTGCATCTTTCCGGCGGCGTCGGCATCGGCGGCGTGCTGGAGCCGATGCAGGCCGGCCCGACGATCATCGAAGACAATTGCTTCATCGGCGCCCGTTCGGAAGTGGTCGAAGGCTGCATCATCCGCGAAGGCTCGGTGCTCGGCATGGGCGTCTTTATCGGCAAGTCGACCAAGATCGTCGACCGCGCCACCGGCGAAGTGAGCTACGGCGAAGTGCCGCCCTATTCCGTCGTCGTTGCCGGCTCGATGCCGTCGGGCAATGCGACGATGGGCAACGGCAAGCCGGCGCCGCATCTCTACTGCGCCGTCATCGTCAAGCGCGTCGATGAACAGACCCGCTCCAAAACCGGCATCAACGAGCTGCTCAGAGACTGA
- a CDS encoding LOG family protein, with protein sequence MAKGRNGGSRRKDGVWDPLKSSSTDRQRAEAVPKTPQTMSPAYRLAYVDEDFLCREELRPIRLQLELLKTEMMLTERGIRSTVVMFGGARIPAPGQSAWAARNDIQRANLEAASVYYDEARKFARLCSKYSATLGFQEYVIVTGGGPGVMEAGNRGAADEGAPSIGLNIVLPHEQAPNAYVTPELSFNFHYFAIRKMHFMVRAKAIAVFPGGFGTLDEFFECLTLIQTGRMERLPLILFGEAFWRSIVNFDALAEFGTIAPDDVKLISFVDTAEAAWKIIQDFYEHRE encoded by the coding sequence ATGGCGAAGGGACGAAACGGCGGTTCGCGGCGCAAGGATGGCGTATGGGACCCGCTGAAGAGCAGCTCGACCGACCGGCAGCGCGCCGAAGCCGTGCCGAAGACGCCGCAGACGATGTCGCCCGCCTATCGTCTCGCCTATGTCGACGAGGACTTCCTCTGCCGCGAGGAGCTGCGGCCGATCCGGCTGCAGCTGGAGCTATTGAAGACGGAGATGATGCTGACGGAGCGCGGCATCCGCTCGACCGTCGTCATGTTCGGCGGCGCCCGTATTCCCGCCCCTGGCCAGAGCGCCTGGGCGGCGCGCAACGATATCCAGCGCGCCAATCTGGAAGCGGCTTCCGTCTATTATGACGAGGCGCGCAAATTCGCCCGGCTCTGCTCGAAATATTCGGCGACCCTCGGGTTCCAGGAATATGTCATCGTCACCGGCGGCGGTCCCGGCGTCATGGAGGCCGGCAATCGCGGCGCGGCCGACGAGGGTGCGCCCTCGATCGGCCTCAACATCGTGCTGCCGCACGAGCAGGCGCCGAACGCCTATGTGACGCCGGAGCTCAGCTTCAACTTCCACTATTTCGCCATCCGCAAGATGCATTTCATGGTGCGCGCCAAGGCGATCGCCGTCTTTCCCGGCGGCTTCGGAACGCTCGACGAATTCTTCGAATGCCTGACGCTGATCCAGACCGGCCGCATGGAGCGCCTGCCGCTGATCCTTTTCGGCGAGGCCTTCTGGCGCAGCATCGTCAATTTCGATGCCCTGGCCGAATTCGGCACCATCGCGCCCGACGACGTCAAGCTGATCAGCTTCGTCGACACGGCCGAGGCCGCCTGGAAGATCATCCAGGATTTCTATGAGCATCGCGAATAG